Proteins from a single region of Streptomyces spinoverrucosus:
- a CDS encoding LuxR C-terminal-related transcriptional regulator, giving the protein MPEREGAIRRLAPAADSGGAPVLQSLISRHSLLDALDRAAEHQVTVVSAPAGSGKTSLLRGWADAAGRDRRIALMTVRPGQADAQLFWLALLSSIRAAAGADGPTEPPPVAPGFNADAMVDKVLSELAAAERPFVFVIDDLHELTSSAAVDQLAALLMRLPSGVHAVVATRHDPPLRLHRLRLAGELAEIRAAQLPFTVDETRELLTVAGITLSDEAVVTLHQRTEGWAAGLRLAALSLAGHPDPEGFVAGFSGSDRAVGEYLMAEMLERQPPEVQRLLLRTSVLDRVNGELADLLTGATGSERILLDLEDANAFVVSLDVNRTWFRYHRLFNGLLRLELRRTAAADIPDLHRVAARWCVEHAETADAIRHLQAAGDWRDAAGLLAEHALSLTLDGQAGTVAELLRSFPAQPGEDFPDLALVHAIADLTHLRLEEAHAHLKVARSSADTAAQDRRQRLFLALASLNLLYARLRGDFDSVFEQVGAVPAVVAGHSGAEVALGSDLRAVALLNLGVTEAWSMRLADSERHLLEGAALARDIGRPYLEVACLAHLGFTSTTRSLTLARHRCEEAITRAARHGWDTEPVIAPALVTLAGTLIWTGAFDHGEGWLERARRVTSPDSEPGLRLLLRLIAAVLPAARGQHHEALAEFAAAREVQASMPGRHALSTRVTAWTIATQARLGMIDEARSTFAALDAQQAALGEVRNAAAAISLAEHDPDRARRELQTILDGTAPVNHALTRLEAHLLDSLASRELGDEAAVDLALAQALNLAEPERLILPFAMTGAWRLLPTLPAHGTSHAALIADILDAVQDGTLGPAEWASPLPAEELSPSELRVLRYLPTNLTRPEIANELSVSPNTVNTHIRRIYAKLGATDRSSAVRRAREVGLLAPGSA; this is encoded by the coding sequence ATGCCTGAACGAGAGGGCGCAATCCGCCGCTTGGCGCCTGCCGCGGACTCGGGCGGCGCTCCGGTCCTGCAAAGTCTGATCAGCCGCCACAGCCTGCTCGACGCGCTGGACCGCGCCGCCGAGCACCAGGTGACGGTCGTCTCGGCGCCCGCGGGCAGCGGGAAGACCTCGCTGCTGCGCGGCTGGGCCGACGCGGCGGGCCGGGATCGCCGGATCGCCCTGATGACCGTGCGGCCCGGACAGGCGGACGCGCAGTTGTTCTGGCTGGCCCTGCTGAGTTCCATCCGTGCGGCCGCCGGCGCCGACGGGCCCACGGAACCGCCCCCGGTGGCACCCGGCTTCAACGCCGACGCGATGGTGGACAAGGTGCTGTCTGAACTGGCTGCGGCTGAGCGGCCGTTCGTCTTCGTCATCGACGATCTGCACGAACTCACCTCGTCCGCGGCCGTCGATCAGCTCGCGGCGCTGCTGATGCGACTCCCGTCCGGCGTACACGCCGTCGTGGCCACGCGCCACGACCCGCCGTTGCGTCTGCACCGGCTGCGGCTTGCCGGGGAGCTGGCGGAGATCCGCGCCGCGCAGCTGCCCTTCACCGTGGACGAGACCCGCGAGCTGCTGACCGTCGCCGGAATCACGCTGTCCGACGAGGCGGTCGTCACGCTGCATCAACGGACCGAGGGTTGGGCGGCCGGGTTGCGTCTCGCGGCCTTGTCGCTGGCCGGTCACCCCGACCCCGAAGGGTTCGTCGCCGGCTTCTCCGGCAGTGACCGTGCTGTCGGCGAGTACCTGATGGCGGAGATGCTGGAGCGCCAGCCGCCCGAGGTCCAGCGGTTGCTGCTGCGGACCTCCGTGCTGGACCGGGTCAACGGCGAACTGGCGGACCTCCTCACCGGCGCCACGGGATCGGAGCGGATCCTGCTCGACCTGGAGGACGCCAACGCCTTCGTCGTATCGCTCGACGTGAACCGGACCTGGTTTCGCTACCACCGTCTGTTCAACGGCCTTCTGCGGCTGGAGTTGCGTCGAACGGCCGCCGCGGACATCCCGGACCTGCACCGGGTCGCCGCGCGCTGGTGCGTCGAGCATGCCGAGACCGCTGACGCGATTCGCCACCTGCAGGCCGCCGGAGACTGGAGGGATGCCGCCGGTCTTCTCGCCGAGCACGCTCTCAGCCTCACCTTGGACGGCCAGGCCGGAACCGTCGCGGAGCTGTTGCGCTCCTTCCCCGCCCAGCCCGGTGAGGACTTCCCGGACCTGGCACTGGTCCATGCGATCGCCGACCTCACCCACCTCCGCCTGGAGGAGGCGCACGCACACTTGAAGGTCGCCCGCTCCTCCGCCGACACGGCGGCGCAGGACCGCCGACAGAGGCTGTTCCTGGCCCTCGCGTCCCTGAACCTGCTGTACGCGCGGCTGCGCGGCGACTTCGACAGCGTCTTCGAGCAGGTCGGCGCCGTGCCCGCCGTGGTGGCCGGCCACTCCGGCGCCGAGGTGGCGCTCGGCAGCGATCTGCGAGCCGTCGCGCTACTGAACCTCGGCGTGACAGAGGCGTGGTCCATGCGGCTGGCCGACAGCGAGCGGCACCTGCTGGAGGGCGCCGCCCTCGCCCGCGACATCGGCCGGCCGTACCTGGAGGTGGCGTGCCTCGCTCACCTCGGGTTCACCTCGACAACTCGCTCCCTCACCCTCGCCCGCCATCGCTGCGAAGAGGCGATCACCCGGGCCGCACGCCACGGCTGGGACACCGAACCGGTGATCGCACCGGCGCTGGTGACCCTCGCCGGCACATTGATCTGGACGGGCGCGTTCGATCACGGCGAAGGGTGGCTCGAGCGCGCCCGACGCGTCACCTCGCCGGACAGCGAACCCGGCCTGCGGCTGCTCCTCCGCCTGATCGCCGCCGTCCTGCCGGCCGCGCGCGGCCAACACCACGAGGCCCTGGCGGAGTTCGCCGCCGCCCGCGAAGTCCAGGCGTCGATGCCGGGACGGCACGCGCTGTCCACCCGGGTGACCGCTTGGACGATCGCCACCCAGGCACGCCTCGGCATGATCGACGAGGCCCGCAGCACCTTTGCCGCGCTCGACGCCCAGCAGGCCGCCCTCGGTGAGGTCCGCAACGCCGCCGCAGCCATCAGCCTTGCGGAGCACGACCCCGACCGCGCCCGCCGCGAGCTTCAGACGATCCTGGACGGAACCGCGCCGGTCAACCACGCCCTCACCCGGCTCGAGGCGCATCTCCTGGACTCGCTCGCCAGCCGCGAACTGGGCGACGAGGCCGCCGTAGACCTGGCCCTGGCACAGGCGCTGAATCTGGCCGAACCCGAAAGGCTGATCCTCCCCTTCGCTATGACCGGCGCCTGGAGGCTGCTGCCAACCCTGCCCGCCCACGGAACATCGCACGCCGCTCTGATCGCCGACATCCTCGACGCCGTCCAGGACGGCACACTCGGCCCCGCGGAGTGGGCGTCCCCGCTCCCCGCCGAGGAGCTCAGCCCCAGCGAACTCCGCGTGCTCCGCTACCTGCCCACCAACCTCACCCGGCCCGAGATCGCGAACGAGCTGTCGGTCTCACCGAACACCGTCAACACCCACATACGCAGGATCTACGCCAAGCTCGGCGCCACCGACCGTTCCTCGGCGGTCCGACGGGCACGGGAGGTCGGGCTGCTCGCCCCTGGTTCGGCTTGA
- a CDS encoding FadR/GntR family transcriptional regulator, whose translation MFSKVSGPVRLADQVAAVLADEIESGRLAEGDKLPTEVELVKQLGVSRTVVREAVSRLRNAGLVEPRQGRGVFVLPRRTRPLDLEAEAADTKAKVLQIVEVRRPIEGEAAYLAAARATPDDLARMSRALDAIDAAVAAGGDGVDEDLAFHQSIAESTGNAVMVSTVRYLGEVLRGGIRVTRANEARRQDFIEAVRHEHHAIFAAIEARAAESARAAARLHLKHAALRLQDADDGFWNDSPDLAVDLDTAP comes from the coding sequence ATGTTTTCCAAGGTGAGCGGTCCCGTGCGGCTCGCGGACCAGGTCGCCGCGGTACTCGCGGACGAGATCGAGTCCGGGCGGCTGGCCGAGGGCGACAAGCTGCCGACCGAGGTGGAACTGGTCAAGCAGCTGGGCGTCAGCCGTACGGTCGTACGAGAGGCCGTGTCGCGGCTGCGCAACGCGGGCCTGGTCGAACCACGGCAGGGCCGCGGCGTGTTCGTCCTGCCCCGCCGCACCAGGCCGCTCGACCTCGAGGCCGAGGCCGCCGACACCAAGGCCAAGGTGCTGCAGATCGTGGAGGTACGCCGCCCCATCGAGGGCGAGGCGGCGTACCTCGCGGCCGCCCGAGCCACCCCGGACGACCTGGCCCGGATGAGCCGGGCCCTCGACGCGATCGACGCGGCCGTGGCGGCCGGCGGTGACGGCGTGGACGAGGACCTCGCCTTCCACCAGTCCATCGCCGAGTCGACCGGCAACGCCGTGATGGTCTCGACCGTCCGCTACCTGGGCGAGGTGCTGCGCGGCGGCATCCGCGTCACCCGCGCGAACGAGGCGCGGCGCCAGGACTTCATAGAAGCCGTCCGCCACGAACACCACGCCATCTTCGCCGCCATCGAGGCCCGCGCCGCCGAGTCGGCCCGCGCCGCCGCACGCCTCCATCTGAAGCACGCCGCGTTGCGGCTCCAGGACGCCGACGACGGATTCTGGAACGACAGCCCGGACCTCGCCGTGGACCTCGACACAGCGCCCTGA
- the denD gene encoding D-erythronate dehydrogenase, whose product MRIVITGGFGFLGRQLAAALLQARTFEGAPIDRLVLADRFVPAGSPEADDPLVNVVPGDLRDSLDEVFAKPVDVLIHLASAVSAECEADFDLGMSANLDTTRALLEAARTQSAAGGATVRVVFSSSVAVYGSDPMLPLPQVVSESTLPTPRSSYGTQKLVCEQLIADYTRRGFVDGRVARLMTVAVRPGKPNAAASGFLSGIIREPLSGLPATCPVDPGLRVALASPRRTVEGILRIAEAVRGAGPGRLDGGVPVNLPALTVSVAEMLATLRRVAGDPVADLVTVTPDPGVEAIVGSWPAVFDNARAAALGLKPDPSFESVLRQYMEDHAKAVVIDASAHSARVERSVPID is encoded by the coding sequence ATGAGGATCGTCATCACGGGCGGCTTCGGCTTCCTGGGGCGGCAGCTGGCCGCCGCACTGCTCCAGGCCCGGACATTCGAGGGTGCGCCGATCGACCGGCTCGTGCTCGCCGACCGATTCGTGCCCGCGGGGTCGCCGGAGGCGGACGATCCCCTCGTGAACGTCGTACCGGGCGACCTCCGCGACAGTCTCGACGAGGTGTTCGCCAAGCCGGTGGATGTGCTGATCCACCTCGCCTCCGCGGTCTCGGCCGAGTGCGAGGCCGACTTCGACCTCGGCATGAGCGCCAACCTGGACACCACCCGCGCTCTGCTCGAAGCCGCCCGGACGCAGTCCGCCGCGGGCGGGGCGACGGTGCGCGTGGTGTTCTCCAGCAGCGTCGCGGTCTACGGTTCCGACCCGATGCTGCCGCTGCCGCAGGTGGTCAGCGAGTCGACCCTGCCCACACCACGGTCGAGCTACGGCACCCAGAAACTCGTCTGCGAGCAGCTGATCGCCGACTACACCCGCCGTGGATTCGTCGACGGACGCGTCGCCCGCCTGATGACCGTGGCCGTGCGGCCGGGCAAGCCGAACGCGGCCGCCTCCGGTTTCCTGTCCGGCATCATCCGCGAACCTCTCTCCGGCCTGCCGGCCACCTGCCCGGTCGACCCCGGCCTGCGGGTGGCCCTGGCCTCGCCACGGCGCACAGTGGAGGGCATCCTCCGCATCGCCGAGGCCGTACGAGGAGCCGGGCCGGGTCGGCTGGACGGTGGCGTGCCGGTCAACCTTCCCGCGCTGACGGTATCGGTCGCCGAGATGCTGGCCACGCTGCGGCGGGTGGCAGGCGACCCGGTGGCCGACCTCGTGACGGTCACGCCCGACCCCGGGGTCGAGGCCATCGTCGGCTCGTGGCCCGCCGTCTTCGACAACGCGCGCGCCGCGGCACTGGGGCTGAAGCCCGACCCGAGCTTCGAATCGGTGCTGCGCCAGTACATGGAGGACCACGCCAAGGCGGTGGTCATCGATGCGTCGGCCCACTCCGCCCGGGTGGAACGGTCCGTGCCGATAGACTGA
- the otnI gene encoding 2-oxo-tetronate isomerase — protein sequence MPRFAANLSMMYTEHDFPDRFAAASADGFEAVEYLFPYTYDAAELRRRLDDHGLRQVLFNAPPGDWNSGERGVAALPGREAELRSGFDRALEYAAALGCPRLHVMAGLVRPDATAGERAKHRDTYLANLAWAAGRAADAGVDVLIEPINGRDMPGYFLTTQGEAHRLVQEVGAPNLKVQLDLYHCQIVEGDLTTTLRRDVPTGRVGHLQIAGVPDRHEPDRGELDIRHLFDVVDELGFDGWIGCEYHPESGTSEGLGWLNDYRSNRRDQA from the coding sequence ATGCCGAGGTTCGCCGCGAACCTGTCCATGATGTACACCGAACACGATTTCCCCGACCGCTTCGCCGCGGCCTCGGCGGACGGCTTCGAGGCCGTCGAGTACCTCTTCCCCTACACCTACGACGCCGCAGAGTTGCGCCGCCGGCTCGACGACCACGGCCTGCGGCAGGTGCTCTTCAACGCGCCCCCCGGAGACTGGAACTCCGGGGAGCGCGGCGTGGCGGCGCTGCCCGGACGTGAGGCGGAGCTGCGCTCCGGGTTCGACCGGGCGCTGGAGTACGCCGCCGCGCTGGGCTGCCCCCGGCTGCATGTGATGGCCGGGCTCGTACGACCGGACGCGACCGCGGGGGAGCGGGCCAAGCACCGGGACACCTACCTGGCCAACCTCGCCTGGGCGGCGGGACGGGCGGCCGACGCCGGCGTCGACGTCCTGATCGAGCCGATCAACGGCCGCGACATGCCCGGATACTTCCTCACCACGCAGGGCGAGGCGCACCGCCTGGTCCAGGAGGTCGGGGCCCCGAATCTCAAGGTGCAGCTCGACCTCTACCACTGCCAGATCGTCGAGGGCGACCTCACCACCACGCTGCGCCGTGACGTGCCGACCGGCCGGGTCGGCCATCTGCAGATCGCCGGCGTGCCCGACCGCCACGAACCCGACCGCGGGGAACTCGACATCCGGCACCTGTTCGACGTCGTCGACGAACTGGGCTTCGACGGATGGATCGGCTGCGAATACCACCCCGAGTCCGGCACGAGCGAGGGGCTCGGCTGGCTGAACGACTACCGAAGCAACCGGAGGGACCAGGCATGA
- a CDS encoding MFS transporter, whose protein sequence is MSMPTTAAGVPDLAQESAVFRKVVRRIVPFLILCYVVSYLDRVNVGFAKLQMSDDLGFSEAAYGLGAGLFFIGYFFFEVPSNLILQRVGARRWIARIMISWGLVSASFMFVTNEATFYVLRFLLGAAEAGFYPGVILYCTYWFPSQRRARVIAMFMSAIPVAGIFGNPLSGWIMDRFQGVNGWHGWQWMFLLEAIPAVLIGVATLFYLDDGVRSAKWLSDEEKAVVERAIAEDTAHQTVHGRVWDAFREPRVWLMCFIYFCFVMGQYALTFWMPTFVESTGIEGPLAIGVLSAVPYLAALVAMNLFGRSADKRRERRWHLVVPSLMGAVGFSLAAGWSGSTALSLVALSCAAAGVLTCAPLFWSLPTAFLGGTAAAAGLAAINSVGNLAGFVSPYMIGALKDSTGSTSLPMYVLALSLVLGAAAVLSTDKQTVNR, encoded by the coding sequence ATGTCCATGCCCACAACGGCGGCCGGCGTCCCCGATCTCGCTCAAGAGAGCGCCGTCTTCCGCAAGGTCGTCCGCCGCATCGTCCCGTTTCTCATCCTCTGCTACGTCGTCTCCTACCTGGACCGGGTCAACGTCGGCTTCGCCAAGCTGCAGATGTCCGACGACCTGGGGTTCAGCGAGGCGGCGTACGGTCTGGGTGCCGGCCTGTTCTTCATCGGCTACTTCTTCTTCGAGGTCCCCTCGAACCTGATACTCCAGCGCGTCGGCGCCCGCAGGTGGATAGCCCGGATCATGATCAGTTGGGGCCTGGTCTCCGCGTCGTTCATGTTCGTCACCAACGAGGCCACCTTCTACGTGCTGCGTTTCCTGCTCGGCGCCGCGGAGGCGGGCTTCTACCCCGGCGTGATCCTGTACTGCACCTACTGGTTCCCCTCGCAGCGCCGGGCCCGGGTGATCGCGATGTTCATGTCCGCCATCCCGGTCGCGGGGATCTTCGGCAACCCGCTCTCCGGCTGGATCATGGACCGCTTCCAGGGCGTCAACGGCTGGCACGGCTGGCAGTGGATGTTCCTGCTCGAGGCGATCCCCGCGGTCCTCATCGGCGTGGCCACGCTGTTCTACCTCGACGACGGTGTGCGCAGCGCGAAGTGGCTCAGCGACGAGGAGAAGGCCGTCGTCGAGCGGGCGATCGCCGAGGACACCGCGCACCAGACGGTGCACGGCCGGGTCTGGGACGCGTTCCGCGAGCCCAGGGTGTGGCTGATGTGCTTCATCTACTTCTGCTTCGTGATGGGCCAGTACGCGCTGACGTTCTGGATGCCCACGTTCGTCGAATCAACGGGCATCGAGGGACCGCTCGCGATCGGCGTGCTCAGCGCGGTGCCGTATCTGGCCGCCCTGGTGGCGATGAACCTCTTCGGCCGCTCGGCGGACAAGCGGCGCGAACGCCGCTGGCACCTGGTCGTACCGTCCCTCATGGGCGCCGTCGGCTTCTCGCTGGCCGCCGGCTGGTCCGGCTCGACCGCACTCTCGCTCGTGGCCCTGTCCTGCGCCGCCGCCGGAGTGCTGACCTGCGCGCCGCTGTTCTGGTCGCTGCCCACCGCGTTCCTCGGCGGTACGGCCGCCGCGGCCGGCCTCGCCGCGATCAACTCGGTGGGCAACCTCGCGGGGTTCGTCAGCCCGTACATGATCGGCGCGCTCAAGGACTCGACCGGCTCGACGTCCCTGCCGATGTACGTCCTGGCCCTCAGTCTCGTCCTTGGTGCCGCCGCCGTGCTCAGCACCGACAAGCAGACCGTCAACCGCTGA
- a CDS encoding class II aldolase/adducin family protein → MDPVEHARHEIVRVGTSLFTRGYVHASAGNISAKVGDSHLITPTDAALGFLEPDRLALVDARGEQTTGDRASKTLTLHRRIYEADPTARYVVHTHSTHLVALTLAGVWSPDDVLPPITPYYVMKVGHVPLIPYHRPGDPRVADLVTDRIAAHAADGTPIRAVLLDRLGPVVWGPDAATALAVLEELEETARLWLLTDRRPEPLPAHAVDELRNVFGATW, encoded by the coding sequence ATGGATCCTGTCGAGCACGCCCGCCACGAGATCGTCCGCGTCGGAACCAGCCTGTTCACCCGAGGCTACGTCCACGCCAGCGCCGGCAACATCAGCGCCAAGGTCGGCGACAGCCACCTGATCACGCCCACGGACGCCGCCCTCGGCTTCCTCGAACCCGACCGTCTCGCCCTGGTCGACGCGCGGGGCGAGCAGACCACCGGCGACCGCGCCAGCAAGACCCTGACGCTCCACCGGCGGATCTACGAGGCCGACCCCACGGCCCGGTACGTCGTCCACACCCACTCCACGCACCTGGTCGCGCTCACGCTCGCCGGCGTGTGGAGCCCGGACGACGTACTCCCGCCCATCACGCCGTACTACGTCATGAAGGTCGGGCACGTCCCGCTCATCCCCTACCACCGGCCCGGCGACCCGCGTGTGGCCGACCTGGTGACCGACCGGATCGCCGCCCACGCGGCCGACGGCACGCCGATCAGGGCCGTGCTGCTCGACCGGCTGGGCCCCGTCGTCTGGGGCCCCGACGCGGCCACCGCCCTCGCCGTACTCGAAGAACTCGAGGAGACGGCCCGCCTGTGGCTCCTGACCGACCGTCGCCCCGAGCCGCTCCCCGCCCACGCCGTCGACGAACTGAGGAACGTGTTCGGCGCCACGTGGTGA
- the otnK gene encoding 3-oxo-tetronate kinase produces the protein MGIRLGCIADDFTGATDLANNLVRAGMRVIQLIDVPATGPEQAVDADAVVIALKSRTVPAADAVDSSLRALEWLRSAGAEQIYFKYCSTFDSTPAGNIGPVTEALMDALGTDFTIATPAFPDNGRTVFKGHLFVGDVLLSESGMRHHPLTPMTDSNLVSVLAAQTSRAVGLIDHRAVAEGAEAIRGRVGALREEGVGVAVVDAVSNDDLVRLGAAVRGMPLVTAGSGLAIGLPANWGFKPSPAAAHLPPADGHAAVVSGSVSVATNRQVLAFLRSGRPAFSVDPLRIAGGEDVAGQALAFAESHLADGPVLVYSTEEPDAVRTVQGRLGAAEAGELVERTLATVAQGLVERGVRRLVVAGGETSGAVVQELGLTGLRIGPQIDPGVPWCAAPLPDGSTLHITLKSGNFGGPDFFSSSFALLEEETP, from the coding sequence ATGGGAATCCGACTCGGCTGCATCGCCGACGACTTCACCGGCGCCACCGACCTCGCCAACAACCTGGTGCGCGCGGGTATGCGCGTGATCCAGCTGATCGACGTACCGGCGACCGGCCCCGAGCAGGCGGTGGACGCGGACGCAGTCGTCATCGCGCTCAAGTCGCGGACCGTCCCCGCCGCCGACGCCGTGGACTCCTCGCTTCGCGCGCTTGAGTGGCTGCGGTCGGCGGGGGCCGAGCAGATCTACTTCAAGTACTGCTCCACCTTCGACTCCACGCCCGCCGGAAACATCGGACCGGTCACCGAGGCCCTGATGGACGCGCTGGGCACCGACTTCACCATCGCGACGCCCGCGTTCCCCGACAACGGGCGCACCGTCTTCAAGGGACATCTCTTCGTCGGCGACGTGCTGCTCAGCGAGAGCGGTATGCGCCATCATCCGCTCACGCCGATGACCGACTCCAATCTGGTCTCGGTTCTCGCGGCGCAGACGAGCAGGGCGGTCGGCCTCATCGATCACAGGGCGGTGGCCGAAGGCGCCGAGGCGATCCGGGGGCGGGTCGGCGCCCTGCGCGAGGAGGGTGTCGGGGTGGCCGTCGTCGACGCCGTGTCCAACGACGACCTGGTGCGGCTGGGCGCGGCGGTCCGGGGGATGCCCCTGGTGACCGCGGGTTCGGGACTGGCGATCGGCCTGCCCGCGAACTGGGGGTTCAAGCCGTCCCCCGCCGCGGCGCACCTTCCGCCGGCCGACGGTCACGCGGCCGTCGTATCGGGATCGGTGTCCGTGGCCACCAACCGGCAGGTGCTCGCATTCCTGCGCAGCGGGCGGCCCGCCTTCAGCGTGGATCCGCTGCGGATCGCGGGCGGCGAGGACGTGGCCGGCCAGGCCCTCGCCTTCGCCGAGTCGCACCTGGCCGACGGACCGGTCCTTGTCTACTCCACTGAGGAACCGGACGCCGTCCGTACGGTCCAGGGACGGCTCGGGGCCGCTGAGGCCGGTGAGCTCGTCGAGCGGACCCTGGCCACGGTCGCGCAGGGGCTCGTGGAGCGTGGCGTCCGCCGTCTCGTCGTCGCGGGCGGCGAGACCTCGGGGGCGGTCGTGCAGGAGCTCGGTCTCACCGGGCTGCGGATCGGGCCCCAGATCGACCCCGGCGTGCCCTGGTGCGCGGCACCCCTTCCCGACGGCAGCACGCTCCACATCACGCTCAAGTCCGGCAACTTCGGGGGCCCCGACTTCTTCAGCTCCTCCTTCGCCCTCCTCGAGGAGGAGACGCCGTGA
- the ltnD gene encoding L-threonate dehydrogenase, translating to MGMNDQDRPARPRVGVVGLGAMGLGMARSLRGAGFDVGVHDLRPEVAADFALDGGTAFASPGELAATVDVLVGVVVNAAQVEAVLYGAAGAAGRLRPGAVFVMCSTVDPGWSAALEGRLAEQGVLYLDAPISGGAARAATGELTMMTSGSDAAYAVADPVLEAMSSTVYRLGEQAGLGSKVKIVNQLLAGVHIAAAAEAMALGIKAGVPAEALYEVITHSAGNSWMFENRMAHVLAGDYTPLSAVDIFVKDLGLVLDAARPERFPLPLAATAHQMFLQASASGLGAQDDSAVIKIFPGVDLPEPKEG from the coding sequence ATGGGCATGAACGACCAGGACAGGCCGGCGCGGCCGCGCGTGGGTGTAGTGGGTCTCGGGGCCATGGGGCTCGGCATGGCGCGTAGCCTGCGCGGAGCGGGCTTCGACGTGGGGGTTCACGATCTGCGTCCGGAGGTGGCCGCGGACTTCGCCCTTGACGGCGGGACGGCGTTCGCCTCCCCGGGCGAGCTGGCGGCCACGGTGGATGTGCTGGTCGGCGTGGTGGTCAACGCGGCCCAGGTCGAGGCGGTGCTGTACGGCGCCGCCGGGGCGGCCGGGCGGCTGCGTCCCGGTGCTGTCTTCGTGATGTGCTCCACCGTCGATCCCGGCTGGTCCGCGGCGCTCGAAGGGCGTCTGGCCGAGCAGGGCGTGCTGTACCTGGACGCGCCCATCTCCGGCGGCGCCGCCCGGGCCGCGACCGGCGAGCTCACCATGATGACGTCGGGCTCCGACGCGGCGTACGCGGTCGCGGACCCGGTGCTCGAGGCGATGAGCAGTACCGTCTACCGTCTCGGCGAGCAGGCGGGGCTCGGCTCGAAGGTCAAGATCGTGAACCAGCTGCTCGCGGGCGTGCACATCGCCGCGGCGGCCGAGGCGATGGCGCTGGGCATCAAGGCCGGCGTACCGGCGGAGGCGCTCTACGAGGTCATCACGCACAGCGCCGGCAACTCCTGGATGTTCGAGAACCGCATGGCGCATGTGCTCGCCGGTGACTACACCCCGCTGTCCGCGGTGGACATCTTCGTCAAGGACCTGGGCCTGGTGCTCGACGCCGCTCGGCCGGAGCGGTTCCCGCTGCCTCTCGCCGCCACCGCCCATCAGATGTTCCTCCAGGCGTCGGCCTCGGGCCTGGGAGCGCAGGACGACAGCGCGGTCATCAAGATCTTCCCGGGCGTGGACCTGCCCGAGCCGAAGGAGGGCTGA
- a CDS encoding antibiotic biosynthesis monooxygenase family protein has translation MSDHSKAPVTPVEAFEPPYYAAVFTSVHAEDQSGYGETAARMEELVKDVPGFLGMDHAHTPGGLSITVGYFRDADALTEWRNNAEHRAAQKRGRVEWYQSYTLHVAKVERSRGFKRT, from the coding sequence ATGAGCGATCACTCCAAAGCGCCTGTCACACCGGTTGAAGCCTTTGAACCCCCCTACTACGCCGCTGTCTTCACTTCGGTGCATGCCGAGGACCAGAGCGGCTACGGCGAGACTGCCGCCCGCATGGAGGAGCTGGTGAAGGACGTCCCTGGGTTCCTGGGGATGGACCACGCGCACACGCCTGGTGGGTTGTCCATCACGGTCGGGTACTTCCGCGACGCCGACGCCCTCACGGAGTGGAGGAACAACGCCGAGCACCGCGCGGCACAGAAGCGCGGGCGAGTCGAGTGGTACCAGAGCTACACGCTGCATGTCGCGAAGGTGGAGCGGAGCCGAGGGTTCAAGCGCACGTAA